From Solibacillus isronensis, the proteins below share one genomic window:
- the glpK gene encoding glycerol kinase GlpK: MTEKYMMALDQGTTSSRAILFDKNGTVFHTAQQEFPQYFPESGWVEHNPEQIWSSVLSCIAAVLSEKNILASQIAGIGITNQRETTVVWDKHTGHPIYNAIVWQSRQTAEICEDLKARGLNDMFRDKTGLLIDAYFSGTKVKWILDNVEGAREKAENGDLLFGTIDTWIIWKLTNGKVHVTDYSNASRTLMFNIYDLKWDEELLDILTVPASMLPEVRSSSEVYGHTDADNLFGQEIPIAGIAGDQQAALFGQACFEQGMVKNTYGTGCFMLMNTGEKAVKSDHGLLTTIAWGLDGKVTYALEGSIFVAGSAIQWLRDGLRMFRKAEESEAYAARVTSSEGVYVVPAFVGLGTPYWDSDVRGAVFGLTRGTEKEHFVRATLESLAYQTRDVLSAMEADSGIPLSTLRVDGGAVKNNFLMQFQSDLLNAPVDRPVVNETTALGAAYLAGLAVGYWETLDDISNYWNLDHKFEPEMAEEEREALYTGWGKAVKAAQAFK, from the coding sequence ATGACAGAAAAATATATGATGGCGCTAGACCAAGGTACAACAAGTTCTCGTGCAATTTTATTTGATAAAAATGGTACGGTATTTCATACAGCACAGCAAGAGTTCCCGCAATATTTCCCGGAATCAGGTTGGGTAGAGCATAACCCGGAACAAATTTGGTCTTCCGTGCTTTCATGTATCGCGGCTGTGTTATCGGAGAAAAATATACTCGCAAGTCAAATTGCAGGGATTGGTATTACAAACCAGCGCGAAACGACGGTTGTATGGGATAAACATACAGGTCATCCGATTTACAATGCAATTGTCTGGCAATCGCGACAAACAGCTGAAATTTGTGAAGATTTAAAAGCGCGAGGTTTAAATGATATGTTCCGAGATAAAACAGGCTTGCTTATTGATGCGTACTTCTCAGGGACAAAAGTGAAATGGATTTTAGATAATGTAGAAGGCGCTCGCGAAAAAGCGGAAAATGGGGATCTTTTATTCGGTACAATCGATACTTGGATCATTTGGAAATTAACGAACGGTAAAGTGCACGTAACGGATTATTCAAACGCATCCCGAACATTAATGTTCAATATTTACGATTTGAAGTGGGATGAAGAGCTTCTTGATATTTTAACAGTTCCAGCTTCGATGCTTCCAGAAGTGCGATCATCTTCAGAAGTTTACGGTCATACAGATGCGGATAATCTTTTCGGTCAGGAAATTCCAATCGCAGGTATCGCGGGCGACCAACAAGCAGCATTATTCGGGCAAGCTTGCTTTGAGCAAGGAATGGTGAAAAATACATATGGCACTGGTTGCTTTATGTTAATGAACACAGGTGAAAAGGCAGTAAAATCTGATCATGGTTTATTAACGACAATTGCATGGGGACTAGACGGCAAAGTAACGTATGCCCTCGAGGGAAGTATTTTCGTAGCGGGCTCTGCTATCCAATGGCTGCGCGACGGCTTGCGTATGTTCCGTAAAGCTGAGGAAAGTGAAGCATATGCAGCTCGTGTAACATCTTCAGAAGGTGTGTATGTTGTGCCGGCATTCGTTGGATTAGGTACTCCTTACTGGGATTCGGATGTGCGAGGTGCAGTATTCGGTTTAACGCGCGGTACAGAAAAAGAGCATTTCGTACGTGCTACACTTGAGTCGCTTGCATATCAAACACGCGACGTATTAAGTGCAATGGAAGCGGATTCAGGAATTCCGTTAAGTACGCTACGTGTAGACGGCGGCGCAGTGAAAAATAACTTTTTAATGCAGTTCCAGTCAGACCTATTAAATGCGCCGGTGGATCGCCCGGTTGTCAACGAAACAACGGCTTTAGGCGCAGCATACTTGGCAGGTTTAGCTGTAGGCTATTGGGAAACATTAGATGACATCTCGAACTACTGGAATTTAGACCACAAATTTGAGCCTGAGATGGCCGAAGAAGAGCGCGAAGCTTTATACACAGGCTGGGGCAAAGCGGTTAAGGCAGCTCAGGCTTTTAAATAG
- a CDS encoding class I adenylate-forming enzyme family protein has protein sequence MDLIKPILSHASRMPNQKALVFGDYTYTYKELNDEINRYSNGFINQGLKKGDKVSLFLKNSHWFVICAYAVMKAGGVIVPINFRLTAKELNYIVEQSDSIAIITDVDQTELVKNAIADITATPVIYSVGDAEAGIVSIKDIYTSQTENPDVPITAEDAAQILYTSGTTGKPKGALLTHGNVTNLNSAQTVMMKLNHDDVYLLVAPAFHSAGLNMVLTSCFFAGATVVMMRDFHPVESLKMIEQHKVTLFFGVPAMYNAFFMVPKGSYDLSTVRGYVYGAAPMSPSMIEKAVEYLGSDQFYNACGLTEGGPGGVYLTPEEHKTKLGASGKAMTFLDVRVVNGYMEDVLPGEVGEFIMRGESVMKEYYKKPEETAQTFRDGWLLTGDLATIDDEGYITLVDRKKDMIISGGENVYSVEVEQILNGYPGIVECAIIGLPDPKWGEVVTAVIVKKEEIEIDEEDIIAYCRSHLAGYKLPRHFIYVESLPRNVSGKILKYQLRENWKEKIIN, from the coding sequence TTGGATTTAATCAAACCGATTTTATCGCACGCAAGTAGAATGCCAAATCAAAAAGCATTAGTATTTGGGGATTACACGTACACCTATAAAGAATTAAACGATGAAATTAATCGATATAGTAACGGGTTCATTAATCAAGGTTTAAAAAAAGGTGATAAAGTCAGTCTGTTTTTGAAAAATTCCCATTGGTTTGTCATTTGCGCGTATGCCGTTATGAAAGCAGGCGGTGTCATTGTTCCAATTAACTTTCGTTTAACGGCTAAAGAACTTAATTATATTGTGGAGCAATCTGATTCAATCGCTATTATTACAGATGTGGATCAAACAGAATTAGTTAAGAACGCCATTGCCGATATTACTGCAACACCGGTCATATACAGTGTTGGGGATGCTGAAGCAGGAATTGTCTCTATAAAAGATATCTATACTTCACAGACCGAAAATCCGGATGTGCCAATTACTGCTGAAGATGCTGCACAAATTTTGTATACATCAGGTACAACAGGCAAGCCAAAAGGGGCACTGCTTACACATGGTAACGTCACAAATTTAAATAGTGCGCAAACGGTCATGATGAAATTAAACCATGATGACGTTTATTTATTAGTTGCGCCAGCATTCCATTCGGCAGGATTGAATATGGTTCTTACATCTTGCTTCTTTGCCGGTGCAACAGTTGTCATGATGCGCGACTTCCATCCTGTAGAATCGCTAAAGATGATAGAACAGCATAAAGTAACGCTATTCTTCGGTGTACCTGCTATGTACAACGCCTTTTTCATGGTTCCAAAAGGTTCGTATGATTTATCAACAGTTCGGGGTTATGTGTACGGAGCGGCACCGATGTCACCAAGTATGATTGAAAAAGCTGTAGAGTATTTAGGTTCAGACCAGTTCTATAATGCCTGTGGTTTAACGGAAGGTGGACCAGGAGGGGTTTATTTAACGCCTGAAGAACATAAGACAAAGCTTGGTGCGAGTGGAAAAGCGATGACTTTTCTGGACGTTCGTGTAGTAAATGGTTATATGGAAGATGTATTGCCTGGTGAAGTGGGAGAATTCATTATGCGCGGAGAATCAGTTATGAAAGAATACTATAAAAAACCGGAGGAAACAGCGCAAACATTTCGAGATGGTTGGCTTTTAACGGGTGATTTGGCGACGATAGATGACGAAGGGTATATTACACTTGTAGACCGAAAGAAGGACATGATTATCTCAGGCGGTGAAAATGTTTATTCGGTTGAAGTGGAACAAATCTTAAACGGTTACCCTGGAATTGTAGAATGTGCAATTATCGGTTTACCTGACCCGAAATGGGGAGAGGTAGTAACAGCTGTGATTGTTAAAAAGGAAGAGATTGAGATCGATGAAGAAGATATTATAGCCTATTGCCGCAGTCATTTAGCGGGTTATAAGCTGCCGCGTCATTTTATATATGTAGAATCTTTACCTCGAAATGTATCAGGGAAAATATTAAAATATCAATTACGAGAAAACTGGAAAGAAAAAATAATCAATTAA
- a CDS encoding CAP domain-containing protein, with protein MLKKSIVLFFSMMLFALPATASAATYTVKSGDTLWKIASKNQIGLSELIALNPTLKNPDMIYVGDKITISENEQQAVEEQVVSLVNKERAQQGLAPLKMDWELARVAKYKSQDMHDKNYFSHTSPTYGSPFDMMKKFGISYTAAGENIAKGQKSAAQVMDAWMNSSGHRANIMDAKFTHIGLGYVEDGNYWTQMFIKK; from the coding sequence ATGTTGAAAAAAAGTATCGTGTTGTTCTTTAGTATGATGCTATTTGCGCTACCAGCTACTGCATCTGCAGCTACTTATACAGTAAAAAGTGGGGACACGCTTTGGAAGATTGCCTCTAAAAATCAAATCGGACTAAGCGAATTAATTGCTTTAAACCCTACATTAAAAAATCCGGATATGATCTATGTCGGAGATAAAATTACTATTTCAGAAAATGAACAACAAGCAGTAGAAGAGCAAGTAGTAAGTCTAGTAAACAAAGAACGCGCACAGCAAGGGTTAGCGCCACTTAAAATGGATTGGGAGCTAGCGCGTGTTGCGAAATATAAATCACAAGATATGCACGACAAAAATTACTTCAGCCATACAAGCCCTACATACGGCTCACCATTTGATATGATGAAAAAATTCGGTATCAGCTATACAGCAGCAGGTGAAAACATTGCAAAAGGTCAAAAATCGGCTGCGCAAGTAATGGATGCATGGATGAATAGTTCAGGCCACCGAGCAAACATTATGGATGCGAAATTTACGCATATTGGTTTAGGCTACGTTGAAGATGGTAACTACTGGACACAAATGTTTATTAAGAAATAA
- a CDS encoding glycerol-3-phosphate dehydrogenase/oxidase, with product MSTASALQRSVIINDLQSKEYDVLVIGGGITGVGIALDAITRGLSVALVEMQDFAAGTSSRSTKLVHGGLRYLKQFEIKEVAELGKERAIVYENGPHVTTPVWMLLPFHKGGTFGKFSTSVGLRVYDFLAGVKKSERRYMLNSAQTLEKEPLVKQADLLGGGVYVEYRTDDARLTIEVAKVAIEKGAVLANYTKASGFLYNDAKKIIGIEATDLLSDEIIQIQAKKVVNAAGPWVDDVRSIEGKTSGKHLILSKGVHIVFDESKFPLKQAVYFDTPDGRMVFAIPRNGKTYVGTTDTFYEGDPRNMDIEQSDRDYIMNAIHYMFPNVKVTDADIESSWAGVRPLIHEEGKGPSEISRHDEVWESASGLVTIAGGKLTGYRKMAEAVVNKISASLKAEFGVESKPCITKNIAISGGEVGGSKHIQTFISKKTELGVKAGLTKEEAAYLAQHYGSNVEKVFSYVAKANDTMPKALFAQLQYGIEHELVTTPVDFFVRRTGNMFFNIASVLAHKDTVITHMARELNWTDAQLAEFTELLNIEIKRATTAK from the coding sequence ATGTCAACAGCATCAGCTTTACAACGATCAGTTATCATTAATGATTTACAGAGCAAAGAATATGACGTTTTAGTTATCGGAGGCGGTATTACAGGTGTGGGAATCGCACTTGATGCCATTACACGCGGTTTATCCGTGGCATTAGTTGAAATGCAGGATTTTGCGGCAGGTACGTCAAGTCGCTCAACAAAATTAGTGCATGGCGGTTTACGCTATTTAAAACAATTTGAAATTAAAGAAGTAGCCGAATTGGGAAAAGAACGGGCAATCGTTTATGAAAATGGACCGCATGTAACGACACCGGTATGGATGTTATTACCGTTCCATAAAGGTGGTACATTTGGTAAATTCTCTACATCTGTTGGTTTACGTGTGTACGATTTCCTGGCGGGGGTAAAAAAGTCAGAACGCCGTTACATGTTAAATAGTGCGCAAACATTGGAAAAAGAACCGTTAGTTAAGCAAGCCGATTTATTAGGCGGCGGTGTTTATGTTGAATACCGGACTGATGATGCACGATTAACAATTGAAGTTGCAAAAGTCGCGATTGAAAAAGGTGCCGTTTTAGCGAACTACACGAAAGCTTCAGGCTTTTTATATAATGATGCGAAAAAAATTATCGGCATTGAAGCGACAGATCTACTATCTGACGAAATAATTCAGATACAGGCGAAAAAAGTTGTGAATGCAGCGGGCCCATGGGTCGATGATGTACGTAGCATTGAAGGTAAAACAAGCGGAAAACACTTAATCTTATCAAAAGGTGTGCACATCGTATTTGATGAATCGAAGTTCCCGCTAAAGCAGGCGGTTTATTTTGATACACCGGATGGCCGTATGGTTTTTGCGATTCCGCGTAACGGTAAAACGTATGTTGGTACGACTGATACGTTTTATGAAGGTGATCCGCGTAATATGGATATCGAACAATCCGATCGCGATTACATTATGAACGCCATTCACTATATGTTCCCAAATGTAAAAGTGACGGATGCGGATATTGAATCAAGCTGGGCTGGTGTACGTCCGTTAATTCATGAAGAAGGAAAAGGACCATCAGAAATTTCCCGTCATGATGAAGTTTGGGAATCGGCTTCAGGCTTAGTTACAATTGCGGGCGGTAAATTAACAGGCTATCGTAAAATGGCGGAAGCAGTTGTAAATAAAATTTCAGCGAGCCTAAAAGCAGAATTTGGTGTAGAGAGCAAACCTTGTATTACAAAAAACATCGCGATTTCTGGTGGTGAAGTAGGCGGCTCAAAACATATCCAAACGTTTATTTCAAAAAAGACAGAGTTAGGTGTGAAAGCGGGCCTAACAAAAGAAGAAGCGGCGTATTTGGCTCAGCATTACGGCTCGAATGTTGAAAAAGTATTTAGCTACGTGGCGAAAGCAAACGACACAATGCCTAAAGCTTTATTTGCACAACTCCAATATGGCATCGAGCATGAGCTTGTAACGACACCTGTCGATTTCTTTGTGCGCCGTACTGGTAATATGTTCTTTAATATCGCATCGGTATTGGCACATAAGGATACAGTCATTACACATATGGCTCGGGAGTTAAATTGGACAGATGCCCAATTAGCGGAGTTTACAGAACTGTTAAACATTGAAATTAAGCGTGCAACAACCGCAAAATAA
- a CDS encoding MIP/aquaporin family protein — translation MSTFTAELVGTMLLILFGGGVVAGVSLHKSKGQGGGWVVITFAWGFAVAMAAYAVGGISGAHLNPALTIALATIGNFAWADVPMFIVAQLIGAFLGAVLVYFVYLPHWKGTKDKGAKLGVFATTPAVKHIPSNMIAEMVGTFALVLGILALGTNEITSGLNPFLVGILIVVIGMALGGPTGYAINPARDLGPRIAHALLPIPGKGDSAWWYAWVPVVAPIIGGVYGAVFFSFIWNGADATLFWIFSVVVAAVFVAAQMTVSTVEE, via the coding sequence ATGTCAACATTTACAGCCGAGTTAGTCGGCACGATGCTGCTAATATTATTCGGTGGCGGCGTTGTAGCAGGTGTTTCATTGCACAAATCAAAAGGTCAAGGTGGCGGTTGGGTCGTAATCACTTTTGCATGGGGCTTTGCCGTAGCGATGGCAGCTTATGCAGTAGGAGGTATTAGCGGGGCACACTTAAACCCGGCATTAACAATTGCTCTTGCAACAATTGGCAACTTTGCATGGGCAGATGTGCCAATGTTTATCGTTGCTCAACTAATTGGAGCGTTTTTAGGTGCTGTGTTAGTATACTTTGTTTATTTACCGCATTGGAAAGGTACAAAAGACAAAGGGGCAAAACTTGGCGTATTCGCAACAACTCCAGCAGTAAAGCATATTCCATCGAACATGATTGCTGAGATGGTCGGCACATTCGCATTAGTATTAGGGATTTTAGCGTTAGGGACAAACGAAATTACTTCAGGATTAAATCCATTTTTAGTCGGTATTTTAATTGTTGTAATTGGTATGGCATTGGGTGGTCCAACTGGTTATGCAATTAACCCGGCCCGTGACTTAGGTCCACGTATTGCACACGCGCTTTTACCGATTCCAGGTAAAGGAGATTCAGCTTGGTGGTATGCATGGGTACCTGTAGTTGCCCCGATTATCGGCGGTGTTTACGGAGCAGTATTTTTCAGCTTCATCTGGAATGGAGCAGATGCAACATTATTCTGGATTTTCAGTGTAGTAGTAGCGGCGGTGTTCGTAGCTGCACAAATGACAGTATCGACTGTAGAAGAGTAG
- a CDS encoding S-layer homology domain-containing protein, which produces MKKRLTTIFTVLFIACNLVLASTFAASTKQFSDVPSSKYYAEAVYELAERNIIGGYPDGTFKPGNTITRGQAAAIITKMINLDTSNVKNPGFEDVTTSNGYYKSIAAMAEHGIISGYGDGRYGPNDPIKRGQMASILVKAFDLPRYNISGHDMVNPFKDVIPYYYLRSHADNILILYKFGIVGGTSPDKFSPNAFITRGQAAKMLKATEDLKPPMVTIGPAEIDLEEIEWIEDEKIDSAVFHGILVKGKVLTSGKTEDKIQIVPLKEGTGTLIVRGLKANKTVNKKYYVHIKKENGELKPTLEEKDTSHATPVELSVFDESRNRSSQDVEKITLYTMDGKHVSSSLKFEDCQYGYSVCFDIKQQGQFIATVYFKDGEEVRYGIEAKPNQTSFNYDIKVVKEQLSDLIDMGAKYNIGKHTTRTKNAEQMVTVTRDPGTNVFRATASGQKEGIVDIDFEHKITEKSCDGTDCYIIVWLGIYVKVERIGSIVNVSIYKSMEPEH; this is translated from the coding sequence ATGAAGAAACGATTAACGACCATATTCACGGTACTATTTATAGCGTGTAACCTCGTTTTAGCCAGCACATTTGCCGCATCAACTAAGCAATTTTCAGATGTACCGTCATCAAAATATTACGCCGAAGCTGTTTATGAATTGGCAGAACGAAACATTATTGGAGGGTATCCCGATGGTACGTTTAAACCCGGCAACACGATTACAAGAGGACAGGCAGCCGCTATCATTACGAAGATGATCAACTTGGACACTTCCAACGTAAAGAATCCGGGTTTTGAAGATGTCACAACTTCAAACGGTTACTATAAGTCGATTGCAGCAATGGCTGAACATGGGATAATCAGCGGCTACGGCGATGGACGATATGGGCCGAACGATCCTATCAAACGGGGACAGATGGCTTCAATACTTGTCAAAGCGTTCGATCTGCCACGCTATAATATATCGGGGCATGATATGGTCAACCCATTCAAAGATGTTATACCGTATTACTATTTACGATCGCATGCCGATAATATTTTAATCCTTTATAAATTCGGCATTGTTGGAGGGACGTCCCCTGACAAATTCAGTCCAAATGCTTTTATCACAAGGGGACAAGCTGCAAAAATGCTGAAAGCTACGGAAGATTTGAAACCGCCAATGGTGACAATAGGGCCAGCTGAAATCGATTTGGAAGAGATAGAATGGATAGAAGATGAAAAAATTGATTCTGCCGTATTTCACGGGATACTGGTGAAAGGTAAAGTACTAACTTCGGGCAAAACTGAAGATAAAATTCAGATAGTACCATTGAAAGAAGGTACGGGTACGCTAATTGTCCGGGGATTAAAGGCAAACAAAACTGTCAATAAAAAATATTATGTTCATATAAAAAAAGAGAACGGCGAATTGAAACCGACGTTGGAGGAAAAAGATACCTCCCATGCTACTCCAGTAGAGTTATCAGTTTTTGATGAATCACGAAATCGGTCAAGTCAAGATGTCGAAAAAATAACTCTTTATACAATGGATGGTAAACATGTGTCTTCAAGTCTAAAGTTCGAAGATTGCCAATATGGCTATTCGGTTTGTTTTGATATTAAACAGCAAGGTCAGTTTATTGCAACCGTTTATTTTAAAGATGGAGAAGAAGTGAGGTATGGAATCGAAGCTAAACCGAACCAGACCAGCTTCAATTATGATATCAAAGTTGTTAAAGAACAACTTTCTGATTTAATTGATATGGGGGCCAAATACAATATAGGCAAACATACAACCAGAACAAAAAATGCTGAGCAAATGGTGACAGTTACTAGAGATCCAGGAACTAATGTGTTCCGTGCCACTGCGTCCGGACAGAAGGAAGGGATCGTCGATATTGATTTCGAGCATAAAATAACGGAAAAATCTTGTGATGGTACAGACTGTTATATAATTGTCTGGCTAGGTATTTATGTAAAGGTTGAGCGAATCGGCTCCATTGTGAATGTAAGTATTTACAAGTCAATGGAACCGGAACATTAG
- a CDS encoding glycerol-3-phosphate responsive antiterminator, with product MPFNDQKIIPAARTIKQFDKVVKSEFEYIVLLEVHLSHLRSLKQEADRHGKKLIIHADLIHGLKTDNFAADYLCNDIRPAGIISTRSNMILKAKSRGILAIQRVFLIDTIALEKSYSLLEQTAPDFIELLPGVIPEMIEEVSTQTGIPVITGGLIRTDEQIKQAFDAGAIAITTSNKELWKRFQKVVD from the coding sequence ATGCCGTTTAATGATCAGAAAATTATTCCTGCTGCCCGAACAATTAAACAGTTTGATAAAGTAGTAAAAAGTGAATTCGAATATATCGTATTGCTTGAAGTGCATTTAAGCCATCTACGCTCGCTAAAACAAGAGGCCGATCGTCATGGAAAAAAATTAATTATTCATGCGGATTTAATACACGGCCTGAAGACTGATAATTTTGCCGCGGATTATTTATGTAACGATATTCGCCCGGCAGGCATTATTTCTACACGCTCCAATATGATTTTAAAAGCGAAATCCCGTGGTATATTGGCGATTCAACGTGTCTTTTTAATTGATACAATTGCGCTTGAAAAAAGTTATTCGCTCCTTGAACAAACGGCTCCGGACTTTATTGAATTACTTCCAGGTGTTATCCCGGAAATGATTGAGGAAGTATCTACGCAAACAGGTATTCCTGTTATTACAGGGGGCTTAATTCGAACGGATGAGCAAATTAAGCAGGCATTTGATGCAGGGGCAATTGCCATTACTACCTCCAATAAAGAATTGTGGAAACGTTTCCAAAAAGTTGTTGACTAA
- a CDS encoding zinc ribbon domain-containing protein, with amino-acid sequence MSEKGCIKCGSKDASKKEVAMTGTGLSKMFDVQHNQFIVVYCNNCGYSEFYNKKSSSASNIFDLFFG; translated from the coding sequence ATGTCTGAAAAAGGCTGTATAAAATGTGGAAGTAAGGATGCGAGCAAGAAAGAAGTGGCGATGACTGGTACAGGGTTATCCAAAATGTTTGATGTTCAGCACAATCAGTTTATAGTCGTTTACTGCAATAACTGTGGATATTCAGAGTTCTATAATAAAAAATCATCTTCAGCCTCAAATATTTTTGACCTGTTTTTTGGTTAA